One region of Mucilaginibacter gotjawali genomic DNA includes:
- a CDS encoding phosphodiester glycosidase family protein, whose amino-acid sequence MSYIADARRGEIKLYWKNDQNEIFRNIQNLKTWLNKHKRTLVFATNGGMYKPDNSPQGLFIEDQKVLSSLDTTSSSGNFYLKPNGVFYITKDDIPVICTTATFTNNKKIKYATQSGPMLVIDGEIHPAFKENSTNLNIRNGVGILPGNRIVFAMSKSGINFYDFAKYFKSIGCKNALYLDGFVSKTYLPEKKWTQTGGNFGVIIAVTTLAK is encoded by the coding sequence GTGAGTTATATCGCTGACGCTAGAAGAGGAGAAATAAAACTATATTGGAAAAATGATCAAAATGAAATTTTCCGGAATATCCAAAATTTAAAAACATGGCTCAATAAACATAAACGAACCCTTGTGTTTGCCACGAACGGAGGGATGTACAAACCGGACAACTCGCCACAGGGCCTTTTTATCGAAGACCAAAAAGTCTTGTCATCTTTAGATACTACAAGTAGCAGCGGGAATTTTTACCTGAAACCAAATGGCGTTTTTTACATTACCAAAGATGACATACCAGTTATTTGCACAACCGCGACCTTTACCAATAATAAAAAAATAAAATATGCGACGCAATCCGGGCCGATGTTGGTAATCGATGGGGAAATACATCCAGCCTTTAAAGAAAATTCAACAAACTTGAATATAAGAAATGGGGTAGGGATATTACCAGGCAATAGAATAGTGTTCGCGATGTCGAAATCAGGAATAAACTTTTACGATTTTGCCAAATATTTCAAAAGTATCGGCTGCAAAAATGCCTTGTATCTAGACGGTTTTGTTTCAAAGACTTATTTGCCCGAAAAAAAGTGGACACAAACGGGTGGTAATTTTGGTGTTATTATCGCTGTTACAACATTAGCTAAGTAG